In Deltaproteobacteria bacterium, a genomic segment contains:
- a CDS encoding ABC transporter substrate-binding protein, which translates to MIDDSVLFPISFRVRLASLFLSMGCLLLLCSSGQAQEVRLVRFIPHWSPQAQFAGYFVAKDNGMYERHGLDVEILRGGPDNPASEALAKGEAEFASLFLSRALILRSQGVPVVNVGQIVQRSALMLVAKKSSGVLSPIDLRGRRISVWPEFSAQPLAFLRRLHLDVEVVPQGYSLNLFLMGGVDAASAMWYNEYHTILNSGLDESELTTFLLADYGLNFPEDGLYCLENLALNDPTLVRAFVQASLEGWRYAFDHPEEALDAVMERVRQANLPTNRVHQKWMLDRMRDVILPPESDKPMGLLEMDEYEFVATELFESGSITDITAHRIFYDPRPSID; encoded by the coding sequence CGTCCGGTCAGGCCCAGGAAGTCCGATTGGTCCGGTTCATTCCCCATTGGTCGCCGCAGGCCCAGTTCGCCGGGTACTTCGTGGCCAAGGACAACGGCATGTACGAGAGACATGGGCTGGATGTGGAGATCCTCCGCGGCGGTCCGGACAACCCGGCCAGCGAGGCCTTGGCAAAGGGGGAGGCCGAGTTCGCCTCCCTGTTTCTGTCCAGGGCGCTCATTCTTCGCTCCCAGGGTGTGCCGGTGGTCAATGTCGGACAGATCGTTCAGCGCTCGGCCTTGATGTTGGTGGCTAAAAAGTCGAGCGGGGTGCTTTCTCCCATAGATCTGCGCGGTCGGCGGATCTCCGTCTGGCCGGAATTTTCGGCCCAGCCCCTGGCCTTTCTTCGGAGGCTGCACCTTGATGTGGAGGTCGTACCCCAGGGCTACTCCCTGAACCTTTTCCTGATGGGCGGGGTGGATGCAGCCTCGGCCATGTGGTACAACGAATACCATACGATCCTCAATTCAGGGCTGGACGAAAGTGAATTGACCACCTTCCTCCTGGCCGATTACGGACTCAATTTTCCGGAGGACGGACTGTATTGTCTTGAAAATCTGGCTCTGAACGACCCCACCCTGGTCCGGGCCTTTGTCCAGGCATCGCTGGAGGGATGGAGGTACGCCTTCGACCATCCCGAGGAGGCTCTGGATGCGGTCATGGAAAGGGTCAGGCAGGCCAATCTTCCTACCAACCGGGTCCACCAGAAGTGGATGCTCGATCGAATGCGAGACGTTATCCTGCCGCCTGAATCCGACAAACCCATGGGATTGCTTGAAATGGATGAATACGAGTTCGTCGCGACCGAGTTGTTCGAGTCCGGCAGCATCACCGACATCACAGCCCACCGGATTTTTTATGACCCCCGTCCAAGCATCGACTAG
- a CDS encoding HAMP domain-containing protein encodes MNTSSSRPSCSSPAASPTSQPTGFFMTPVQASTRKQRLSFRLALFVLTSTTLVFVAAFAYNYRSSKVLVLKNVQENAANLTQSLVHRLETTLHGVEQIPRYVALRLEREQPSKESLLPMIEEMVAASPDIFGSTAAFEPYAMDPERKYFAPYFYRDDSGGLAFADLGVESYQYFHWDWYAIPRYLERHVWSEPYFDEGGGDILMSTCSVPFYRQTTEGRIFQGVVTADVSLEGLVQIISGVSLFDSGYAFLISRAGTFVAHPDRERIMTQSVFSVAEEMSLIDLRRIGRDMIRGAEGFAEFISVHTGRESLLYFAPVPSTGWSVGVMIPKDELYGDIVSLNRTVLFIGATGFAILFLVVVAIARTITQPLRSLVGATTEIAKGNLDVRLPEIRVNDEVGQLSSSVDSMRVALKEYITNLTETTKANERIESELKIARNIQMNFLPKSFPPFPDRSEFDIFATLVSAKHVGGDLYDFFLMDENHLFFSVGDVSDKGVPAALFMA; translated from the coding sequence ATGAATACGAGTTCGTCGCGACCGAGTTGTTCGAGTCCGGCAGCATCACCGACATCACAGCCCACCGGATTTTTTATGACCCCCGTCCAAGCATCGACTAGAAAGCAGCGCCTCTCCTTTCGGCTGGCCCTGTTCGTTCTGACCAGCACGACATTGGTTTTTGTGGCCGCTTTTGCTTACAACTACCGATCCTCCAAGGTCCTGGTCCTGAAAAATGTTCAAGAAAACGCCGCCAACCTGACCCAGTCCCTGGTCCACCGTCTTGAGACCACTCTGCATGGTGTGGAACAGATTCCCCGCTACGTGGCCTTGCGTCTGGAGAGGGAGCAGCCTTCCAAGGAATCCCTGCTCCCCATGATCGAAGAAATGGTGGCCGCCAGCCCGGACATCTTCGGTTCCACAGCGGCCTTCGAACCCTACGCCATGGATCCTGAGCGGAAATATTTCGCCCCCTACTTTTACCGGGACGATAGCGGAGGCTTGGCCTTTGCCGATCTGGGCGTGGAGTCCTACCAGTACTTTCACTGGGATTGGTATGCCATCCCCAGATATCTAGAGAGGCACGTTTGGAGCGAGCCATATTTTGATGAGGGCGGAGGCGATATCCTCATGTCCACCTGTTCGGTGCCTTTTTACCGCCAAACGACGGAGGGTCGAATTTTTCAGGGTGTGGTCACGGCCGATGTCTCCCTGGAGGGCCTGGTCCAGATCATTTCGGGCGTGTCGTTGTTCGATTCGGGGTATGCCTTCCTGATCAGCCGGGCCGGAACGTTCGTGGCCCATCCTGACCGGGAGCGAATCATGACTCAGAGCGTGTTCAGTGTGGCCGAGGAAATGAGCCTGATCGATTTGCGGAGGATCGGGCGGGACATGATCCGCGGCGCAGAGGGCTTTGCCGAGTTCATCAGCGTACACACCGGTCGGGAGTCGCTCCTCTATTTCGCTCCGGTGCCCTCCACGGGCTGGTCCGTGGGGGTGATGATCCCCAAGGATGAACTCTACGGAGACATCGTCTCCCTGAACCGGACTGTGCTCTTCATCGGGGCAACTGGATTCGCCATTCTTTTCCTCGTTGTCGTGGCCATCGCCAGGACCATCACCCAGCCTCTGCGGTCCCTTGTGGGAGCGACCACGGAGATCGCTAAGGGCAATCTGGACGTGCGTTTGCCCGAGATTCGGGTCAATGACGAGGTCGGGCAATTATCGAGTTCGGTGGACTCGATGCGGGTGGCTCTCAAGGAATACATCACCAACCTGACGGAGACCACCAAGGCCAACGAGCGCATCGAGAGCGAGCTCAAGATCGCCCGTAACATCCAGATGAATTTTCTTCCCAAGAGCTTTCCTCCATTTCCGGATCGGAGCGAGTTCGACATTTTTGCCACCCTGGTGTCGGCCAAGCATGTTGGGGGGGACCTCTACGACTTTTTCCTCATGGACGAGAACCATCTATTCTTCTCGGTGGGCGACGTCTCGGACAAGGGCGTGCCGGCGGCCCTGTTCATGGC